From the Theileria equi strain WA chromosome 4 map unlocalized gcontig_1105316255041, whole genome shotgun sequence genome, one window contains:
- a CDS encoding hypothetical protein (encoded by transcript BEWA_046870A): MSGEYLLLELKKQCTGSCGCKKKSGTFIATKEVKNPAKGYTKHTHRLKTNGQFELQGVKYHSLALVGPYYVKDAIEVSVYYDTDNRPYVIEINRSRGKDYYVNNKPSIKDENDDYYANYSWAQNYSLGSSSESLFDTLEQLSCEYANSVSVDIFKKIDRKKHYCNLGFNVVGTTFTDDKSIYQFKQSTQRNKPFKVHSLQYNGKDIEIPIPSDGVLEISTFYWKHHLGKPLVVKVIDRSSKPKYYFNDGRVGLQWDKRAVSMGVKLEDTVVEHNCVRNRTTTIDLSKSPADKRYCCTKTCKNPRINVKTQPSDAYKGFSIYEHASDDGLPFTISSIIKDGVKQGGIMFPIRNAYSVTVYYAEKCLSEPIFMDIKYADDEYFADNKWYRRITKNGWDYIYNIPSTDTEISEDLRNNFKIVATLLTSGCSPNSIPEDKSFTRPEPEPQESPKDTLEDLKQKSQDKTYGLEPPRGPEDDAQEEKKIEAEKQKAMSEKKPYTYPSKRTLSSLKKSLKTLSITPDELIPTVEKIVEKIQAKLQPVVSPPPPGVIIDIQKDLHNNAKSGSDTYNLEVSADQKVNLEKSEDPKGSSFFKFTHTKSGGGPFKVEKVIYGDSGPTVDVDANIDESISHLAVWYWNNDSNLGVPLLIEVFKNGHYKYHYNKGDLDWRPVSGYNNYQNKQFTGEALEQKLDDLNCYNSNAVTLDLTNSNAEKGGHTCCEHHKSHSKVKVSSKVITISSSSLVRGSKTSIPYYKYSVIKRGDTKLAKIKYYIIGDDNRKRIITEELDLPIQGPVDVYVFHCSGKPALIYMDPQGTLPQDVQGWYKRGTDDNSKWEKLRDKLTSVTSDNLDNLACGQQKELVEVLNSLPSSCKYEICSTVPGAKHVTTSSSIVSAITTPEVTVKLEHKPKDDSSDPISYPGYLSNPRVTINVKILPYLNIGSTSNSDFYKYEHKDSTGVPFKLMAVIDDQGHTINGASGERVTSVSAYYWRHEDPSETPKNVLSVEVVSNGQHSYYAKNGKEWKQYSNSDKQLDQNELVNKLIFLNCEINDVVQIDVTRIDGQYCHDGYSQDPKHDDIYTKKVKVTPVSDERKLGNYTAYSHTPNTSAGYRSSFHISTFTRGRNKIDFSGDLTLPVIDVKKVVVYFCGKEVTGSTGRNPLLLYIDSNDPKNAKQKWFKKPDNGTIWESAKGLDGKDEKSYTDIVDTLDTIKSACQSPKAIIDIYERENGRYLHYYSGYYGKTIEVTQRSGSHKKDPPEHYTRYDHQVVGREDNYFTLPKVNYENNVTDIVNVGVPMPRVTRVSVYYWTPLETPEYRDKNKPLIVKVVKYGRSTPFYYENKGENDNIQWTLWQMATVSENSLRAKLYLLNCRLNNAVVIDISKRNTENYDSCKDKTFDGCHGNNKMKVEQDIGDTGKLLNYQVYKHSLQDSSGGGKKFHIVSFKNDKTPLTGISASYTTPILDVDEVKVYFCKKNPDKPLLLYYNTSGYHNLYKNNDLASGTGGWVCAGLLSTDPDKNHEEVKRILEELGSECKPQPNPASPTDSGPEKLVDGASGLTITAILTGLGSTSGTLAGAGGLTGLGWWAFKRSRGDPWVRQI, encoded by the coding sequence atgagtgggGAGTATCTCCTACTGGAATTAAAGAAACAATGTACTGGATCATGTGGCTGCAAAAAAAAGTCTGGAACGTTTATTGCCACTAAGGAAGTCAAAAATCCTGCAAAAGGATACACAAAGCACACTCATAGACTTAAGACAAATGGACAATTCGAACTTCAGGGTGTAAAGTACCACAGTTTAGCCCTCGTTGGTCCTTATTATGTCAAAGATGCCATAGAAGTATCTGTATACTATGATACTGATAATAGACCATATGTTATTGAGATCAATAGATCAAGAGGAAAAGATTACTATGTAAACAATAAACCTAGCATTAAAGACGAAAACGATGATTATTACGCCAATTATTCATGGGCCCAAAATTATAGTCTAGGAAGCTCTTCTGAGAGCCTCTTTGATACATTAGAACAACTGAGCTGTGAATATGCCAATTCCGTTTCGGTGgatattttcaaaaagATAGACAGAAAAAAACACTATTGTAATCTTGGTTTCAACGTAGTAGGAACAACCTTCACGGATGACAAAAGCATCTACCAGTTTAAACAGAGTACTCAAAGAAACAAACCGTTTAAGGTCCATTCACTTCAGtataatggaaaggatATAGAAATACCTATACCTTCAGATGGTGTTCTAGAAATATCTACATTTTATTGGAAGCATCATTTGGGAAAACCACTCGTTGTGAAAGTTATAGATCGAAGTAGTAAGCCAAAATATTATTTCAATGATGGTAGAGTTGGTTTGCAATGGGATAAAAGGGCAGTGTCAATGGGTGTTAAACTAGAAGATACGGTGGTTGAACATAACTGCGTACGCAATAGGACCACTACTATAGACCTGTCTAAGAGCCCTGCAGATAAAAGGTATTGTTGTACTAAAACGTGCAAAAACCCTAGGATAAACGTTAAAACACAACCATCAGATGCATATAAAGGGTTTTCCATATATGAACATGCTTCAGATGACGGACTTCCATTCACTATTAGTAGTATAATAAAGGATGGTGTTAAGCAGGGTGGTATTATGTTTCCTATTAGAAATGCTTATAGTGTTACTGTATATTATGCAGAGAAATGTTTGAGTGAGCCAATTTTCATGGACATTAAATATGCAGATGATGAATATTTCGCTGATAACAAGTGGTATAGACGTATCACTAAAAACGGATGGGACTACATATATAATATACCAAGTACAGATACTGAGATCAGTGAAGATTTAAGAAATAATTTCAAGATAGTAGCTACTCTACTTACAAGTGGCTGTAGTCCAAACAGTATCCCTGAGGATAAATCATTCACTAGACCGGAGCCAGAACCACAGGAGTCTCCAAAAGATACACTCGAGGATCTAAAGCAGAAGTCTCAAGATAAAACATACGGATTGGAACCACCGAGAGGACCAGAGGATGATgcacaagaagaaaagaagatAGAGGcagaaaaacaaaaggcTATGAGTGAAAAAAAACCATACACATATCCCTCCAAGAGGACACTAAGTAGTCTCAAGAAAAGTCTTAAAACGCTTTCTATAACTCCTGATGAACTCATACCAACGGTAGAGAAAATTGTGGAGAAAATCCAAGCCAAACTTCAGCCAGTTGTTTCACCACCTCCACCTGGCGTTATTATAGACATACAGAAGGATCTGCATAATAATGCAAAGTCGGGATCTGATACATATAACTTAGAAGTATCCGCTGATCAGAAAGTTAACTTGGAAAAATCTGAGGATCCTAAAGGTTCTAGCTTCTTTAAGTTCACACATACTAAGAGTGGTGGAGGACCTTTCAAGGTTGAAAAGGTTATATACGGGGATAGTGGTCCAACAGTTGATGTGGATGCCAATATAGACGAAAGTATTTCTCACTTAGCCGTTTGGTATTGGAATAATGATTCAAATTTAGGTGTCCCTCTCCTAATAGAAGTATTCAAAAATGGACATTACAAGTATCACTACAATAAGGGTGATCTGGATTGGAGACCTGTTAGTGGATACAATAATTATCAAAATAAGCAGTTCACCGGTGAAGCCCTCGAACAGAAACTAGATGACCTTAACTGTTACAACAGTAATGCGGTTACCTTGGACCTTACCAATAGTAATGCTGAGAAAGGAGGACATACCTGTTGTGAACATCATAAAAGCCATAGTAAGGTTAAAGTTAGTTCTAAAGTCATCACAATTAGCTCTAGTTCTCTTGTAAGAGGTAGCAAAACATCCATTCCATATTACAAATACTCAGTTATAAAGAGAGGAGATACTAAGTTGGCAAAGATCAAATATTATATTATCGGAGACGATAATAGAAAACGTATAATCACCGAGGAATTAGACCTTCCTATCCAAGGACCTGTAGATGTATATGTATTTCACTGCTCAGGAAAACCTGCTTTGATTTATATGGATCCTCAAGGAACTCTACCTCAGGATGTTCAAGGTTGGTATAAGAGAGGAACAGATGACAACTCTAAATGGGAGAAATTGCGTGACAAACTCACTAGTGTGACGTCTGATAATTTGGATAACCTTGCTTGTGGGCAACAGAAAGAATTGGTAGAGGTACTAAATAGTCTTCCAAGTAGCTGTAAATATGAAATATGTTCTACTGTTCCTGGTGCTAAACATGTTACTACCTCTTCATCTATAGTATCTGCGATTACTACTCCAGAAGTAACTGTTAAACTTGAACATAAACCAAAGGATGACTCTTCAGATCCTATTTCTTATCCAGGTTATCTTTCCAACCCACGAGTTACTATAAACGTCAAAATACTTCCCTATCTCAATATTGGATCCACTAGTAACTCTGACTTCTACAAATATGAGCATAAAGATTCCACCGGAGTACCATTCAAACTGATGGCAGTAATTGATGATCAGGGTCATACCATAAATGGAGCTAGTGGAGAAAGGGTAACCTCAGTttctgcttattactggaggCATGAAGATCCTAGTGAGACTCCCAAGAATGTACTCTCGGTTGAAGTAGTATCTAATGGACAACATTCTTATTATGCAAAAAATGGTAAGGAATGGAAACAATATAGCAATTCTGACAAGCAACTAGATCAGAATGAATTGGTGAATAAGCTCATCTTCCTCAATTGTGAGATTAATGATGTTGTTCAAATAGATGTTACTAGGATAGATGGACAATATTGTCATGATGGATACTCCCAAGATCCTaaacatgatgatattTATACTAAGAAAGTCAAAGTAACCCCTGTAAGTGATGAAAGAAAGCTTGGAAACTATACTGCCTATTCTCATACTCCAAATACATCTGCAGGATATAGAAGTTCATTTCACATATCTACATTTACAAGGGGAAGGAATAAGATTGATTTCAGTGGAGACTTGACACTACCAGTTATAGATGTCAAGAAAGTGGTTGTCTACTTCTGTGGTAAGGAGGTTACTGGGAGCACCGGTAGGAATCCCCTCTTGCTTTACATAGACTCTAATGACCCCAAGAATGCTAAGCAAAAGTGGTTTAAGAAGCCAGATAATGGTACTATTTGGGAGTCAGCTAAAGGTTtagatggtaaagatgaaaagagtTATACAGACATAGTTGACACTCTGGACACTATTAAGAGTGCTTGCCAATCTCCAAAGGCAATTATAGATATCTATGAGAGAGAAAATGGAAGATACCTTCATTATTATTCTGGATATTATGGGAAAACTATAGAGGTAACACAGAGGTCAGGCTCTCATAAAAAGGATCCTCCAGAACATTATACTAGGTATGATCACCAAGTGGTTGGTAGAGAAGATAATTACTTTACACTCCCGAAAGTTAACTATGAAAACAATGTAACCGATATTGTAAATGTGGGTGTTCCTATGCCTAGGGTAACTAGAGTATCcgtttactactggactcCTCTAGAGACTCCGGAGTATAGGGATAAGAACAAACCTCTTATCGTCAAAGTTGTTAAGTATGGTAGATCAACACCATTTTACTACGAGAATAAGGGTGAGAATGATAATATACAATGGACCTTATGGCAGATGGCAACGGTTTCTGAAAATAGTCTCAGAGCTAAGTTATACCTCCTTAACTGCCGCCTTAACAATGCAGTTGTCATAGACATAAGTAAGCGGAATACTGAAAATTATGACTCCTGTAAGGATAAAACTTTTGACGGTTGTCATGGTAATAATAAGATGAAAGTTGAACAAGATATTGGTGACACTGGTAAGCTACTAAACTATCAGGTCTATAAACACTCTCTCCAAGATTCCTCCGGTGGAGGAAAGAAGTTTCATATAGTATCTTttaagaatgataaaacaCCTCTAACTGGAATTTCTGCAAGTTATACTACTCCCATTCTTGATGTGGATGAAGTAAAGGTTTATTTCTGTAAGAAAAATCCTGACAAGCCTCTCCTATTATACTACAACACTAGTGGATACCATAATttgtacaagaataatgatCTCGCCAGTGGAACTGGTGGCTGGGTATGTGCAGGATTACTCAGCACTGATCCAGACAAAAACCACGAAGAGGTCAAAAGGATACTTGAAGAATTGGGTAGTGAATGTAAACCTCAACCTAATCCTGCTTCTCCTACTGATTCTGGTCCTGAAAAACTTGTTGATGGAGCCTCTGGCCTTACTATTACTGCTATTCTCACCGGATTAGGCtctacctctggtactcttgctGGAGCTGGTGGccttactggacttggttggtgggcatttaaacgttctaggggagatccttgggttagacagatttag
- a CDS encoding hypothetical protein (encoded by transcript BEWA_046890A): MTMMGSQCQSSQPLECEYFENTVECTNNVYITTAGQDCGLRRDSGGGFREIYCEDRSKWKNVQVGPVMHQDDVDALLSRKPNAVKNFIKSLNKQLEKGPDCGPKSENSRQRPEGANEPLRGSKNCSFERITKKVNRIYSFSTIDPATSIENERGYEKGPHAELGGYERGCKLVDRVVAETTFGVDRNGNITREFGHDGMVTKDSWYNGFGDDFVRVKSASPMAEIPSLMAANGEFERSFNGDHMLVQGFNASRCNDRFGDFGDGRYGSQCGSGNLYKCSEYGREIQGSPGNSFGFPVPMDGRDRLINGGLVGYDGATAPEGFTHRSNTFGEFARRPNFMEMNKSTSDICHDSYRDLVEHGRSPYGMSSPGASSPFDISSQYGTCSPYIFPERALDISRNTPMVSPSNYAHSAGNTPYASNIAWRGYECRDSEHQMGSISEHDEAIVDDVDLIHARFMGMNENTASPSLAKLGHPREALLNGQYGGIGMDEYGVDAGQRWDYNDECAFGSASSQGYPQYVEMVTNIPVLSGSYNEQSAEPSEDERDTPKNSIKSILKYAINNNFLHSLSSLPEFVNMLLPEHNKRKRMNLRNVKVTNSGWAWVQSSKTHRWVPKFISLVYTTSTQRMCNTYSLETKRQEGASARWRRGMDSRADSTRNKNGFWDIYKVYSALNDVTSVMPPLRSLTHSVYPSVIDAMGAGMQSTNTENRRIPSGSTLYLCILNEEPIDIPAAIANGDYLEIMQVDTKTIPFTRQMAPTSWLSGFIARTIGKEPLNLVVIPLEDGFECNFIPLCAARFEYSLSYKMQCARRNRVDREYDKWLFNLWEYVVRTSDKHAELNRGYTCSSGAQNGSTGGDSGEHTQRNDNAWKIRNMFNRLGNAIGSIFWFSKDRMARSCIDDMGEDEVVKDDLRR, translated from the coding sequence ATGACGATGATGGGTAGCCAGTGTCAGAGCAGTCAGCCGCTGGAGTGCGAGTACTTTGAGAACACGGTCGAGTGCACGAATAACGTCTACATAACCACAGCTGGTCAAGATTGTGGTCTAAGGAGAGACTCTGGCGGTGGCTTTCGCGAAATCTACTGCGAAGACCGCTCaaagtggaagaatgtgcAAGTTGGACCGGTCATGCACCAGGACGATGTCGACGCGCTTCTCAGCCGCAAACCAAATGCAGTAAAGAACTTTATAAAGTCCCTAAACAAACAGCTTGAAAAGGGGCCTGATTGCGGACCCAAATCTGAAAATTCTAGACAAAGGCCAGAGGGAGCCAATGAGCCTCTCAGAGGCTCCAAAAATTGCAGTTTTGAGCGAATCACGAAAAAAGTCAATAGGATATACTCATTCTCAACCATTGACCCAGCCACAAgtattgaaaatgaaagAGGATACGAAAAAGGTCCGCATGCAGAACTTGGCGGCTACGAACGTGGCTGTAAATTGGTGGACAGAGTAGTCGCTGAAACGACCTTTGGAGTAGACCGCAATGGTAATATCACTAGGGAATTTGGTCACGATGGAATGGTGACAAAAGACTCCTGGTACAATGGCTTTGGCGATGATTTTGTCCGCGTCAAAAGTGCATCTCCCATGGCTGAAATTCCGAGCCTGATGGCCGCCAATGGAGAGTTTGAACGCAGTTTTAATGGTGACCACATGCTGGTCCAAGGTTTTAATGCTAGTCGCTGTAACGACCGTTTCGGAGACTTTGGGGATGGTCGTTACGGCAGCCAATGTGGTTCTGGTAACCTCTACAAATGCAGTGAATATGGACGAGAAATTCAGGGTTCCCCGGGAAACTCGTTTGGATTTCCGGTGCCCATGGATGGAAGAGATAGGCTCATCAATGGAGGACTTGTAGGCTACGACGGAGCAACTGCTCCAGAAGGATTTACTCACAGGAGCAATACTTTTGGAGAATTCGCCAGGAGACCAAACTTTATGGAGATGAACAAGAGCACCTCGGACATTTGTCACGATAGTTATAGGGACCTTGTGGAGCATGGAAGAAGTCCATACGGAATGTCTAGTCCGGGGgcatcatctccatttgACATCTCCAGTCAGTATGGAACTTGTAGCCCGTACATTTTCCCCGAGAGAGCCCTGGACATTTCTAGAAACACGCCCATGGTATCACCTTCAAACTACGCCCATAGTGCTGGAAACACTCCCTACGCCAGCAACATTGCGTGGAGAGGATACGAATGTCGAGACAGTGAACATCAAATGGGCTCAATCAGCGAACACGACGAAGCCATAGTCGACGATGTCGACCTTATCCATGCACGTTTTATGGGCATGAATGAAAATACAGCGAGCCCATCTCTGGCAAAACTCGGTCATCCTCGTGAAGCGCTTTTAAACGGTCAATATGGAGGAATTGGTATGGATGAGTACGGAGTAGACGCGGGTCAAAGATGGGACTATAACGATGAATGTGCATTTGGGTCTGCAAGTTCTCAAGGATATCCGCAGTACGTTGAAATGGTAACTAACATTCCGGTGCTTAGTGGCTCCTACAATGAGCAGTCCGCGGAGCCCagtgaagatgaaagaGACACTCCGAAAAACTCCATCAAGAGCATCTTGAAATACGCCATCAACAACAACTTTTTGCACAGCTTATCCTCCCTTCCGGAATTCGTCAACATGCTCCTTCCAGAGCATAACAAgaggaaaaggatgaacCTCAGAAACGTCAAAGTCACAAACTCTGGCTGGGCCTGGGTGCAGTCGAGTAAGACCCACAGATGGGTTCCAAAGTTTATCTCACTTGTATATACTACTAGCACACAGAGAATGTGCAATACCTACTCCCTGGAGACCAAAAGACAGGAAGGCGCCTCTGcaagatggagaagaggTATGGATAGTAGAGCTGATAGCACGAGAAATAAGAATGGATTCTGGGATATTTACAAGGTCTACTCGGCGCTGAATGATGTTACTTCCGTCATGCCACCGCTCAGGAGTCTCACTCATTCCGTTTACCCATCGGTCATTGATGCAATGGGCGCCGGAATGCAGAGCACTAATACGGAGAATAGAAGAATTCCCTCGGGATCAACGCTCTATTTGTGCATTTTGAACGAGGAACCAATCGACATTCCAGCAGCTATTGCAAACGGAGACTATTTGGAGATCATGCAAGTGGACACCAAGACCATCCCATTCACGAGACAAATGGCACCAACCAGCTGGCTTTCTGGGTTCATTGCAAGGACTATAGGAAAGGAACCGCTCAACCTCGTGGTCATTCCACTAGAAGATGGATTTGAATGTAATTTCATCCCTCTCTGTGCCGCCAGATTCGAGTATAGTCTCTCGTACAAAATGCAGTGCGCCAGAAGGAATAGAGTAGATAGGGAATATGACAAGTGGTTATTTAATCTCTGGGAATATGTAGTAAGAACTAGCGACAAGCATGCAGAACTCAACAGAGGATATACCTGCAGTAGTGGAGCTCAGAATGGTAGCACCGGAGGCGACTCTGGTGAACACACGCAGAGAAATGATAATGCGTGGAAGATTAGAAATATGTTTAACAGACTTGGAAACGCCATTGGGTCAATTTTTTGGTTCTCAAAGGACAGGATGGCTAGAAGCTGTATAGATGATATGGGAGAAGACGAGGTGGTGAAAGATGACCTTAGAAGGTAA
- a CDS encoding hypothetical protein (encoded by transcript BEWA_046880A) codes for MGEGVTIDIGKRPENGVEQDENGYHYTSSSGGRVNLTDEWFPDPDGVYMKLTHAPENTSIETIIHKGSGLSGISGLGDHKSVSVLYWSSNYQNPLLIQLGEGMNEYYTWNNNDTWTKQGSITADILKSKLDGQNCIRNKAHTFNISKESDYQCPNCTGTSILIISQHEDNYDYYAHYVLASRLGSFSTTSFKDDKNWQLGLPSVKNVQSISVYWTKSRGKPLLIHYEQGFHERSWFRRNTTDGSTWSEIGKADQNLPEHTSDDGKIKKLLEEASYYPLITPDLSIFTDAHYPDRNMNINITVRTSSLDNGYWKYKHSLRGGLFKLKGVEHNVNILGGITPPDYILGSITAFYQGDDPYSLKNLIMVELEKRGTASNDYLYYIRQENSQNSWTLLGRQEKTGKLENDELTNQLNQLKNKLNLGADEDVHPSADPQKQVIINTVGGTVGGLVAAGALVALAKVFWPAIVASFAVL; via the coding sequence ATGGGTGAAGGTGTCACTATAGACATCGGTAAACGTCCTGAAAATGGAGTAGAGCAAGACGAGAATGGATACCATTATACTAGTTCAAGTGGTGGTCGAGTTAATCTTACGGATGAATGGTTTCCTGACCCAGATGGAGTTTATATGAAACTCACGCATGCTCCTGAAAATACTAGCATTGAAACTATTATACATAAAGGGAGTGGACTTTCTGGAATTAGTGGTCTAGGAGATCACAAAAGTGTCTCAGTCCTTTACTGGAGTAGCAATTACCAGAATCCCCTCCTCATTCAACTTGGTGAgggaatgaatgagtacTACACCTGGAATAACAATGATACCTGGACTAAACAAGGAAGCATAACTGCTGACATTCTAAAGTCCAAGTTGGATGGACAGAACTGTATTAGGAACAAAGCTCACacttttaatatttcaAAAGAGAGCGATTACCAATGTCCCAATTGTACTGGCACAAGCATCTTAATAATATCCCAACATGAAGATAATTATGATTATTATGCGCATTATGTTTTGGCTTCTAGACTTGGATCCTTTTCTACCACCAGTTtcaaggatgataaaaattGGCAACTTGGACTTCCATCAGTTAAAAATGTCCAATCTATATCTGTTTATTGGACCAAATCCCGTGGAAAGCCTCTCCTAATACACTATGAACAAGGTTTTCATGAAAGGTCTTGgttcagaagaaatactACTGATGGAAGCACTTGGAGTGAGATTGGAAAGGCGGATCAAAATCTACCAGAACATACTTctgatgatggtaaaataaAGAAGCTTCTTGAAGAGGCTTCTTATTATCCATTAATCACTCCAGATTTATCTATATTTACCGATGCACACTACCCGGATAGAAATATGAACATCAATATAACCGTGAGAACTAGTTCACTGGATAATGGCTACTggaaatataaacattctTTGAGAGGTGGGCTCTTTAAGCTAAAGGGAGTTGAACATAATGTTAACATACTGGGTGGGATAACACCTCCAGATTATATCCTTGGGAGTATAACCGCTTTTTATCAGGGAGATGATCCTTATTCTCTGAAAAACCTTATAATGGTTGAGTTAGAGAAAAGAGGTACTGCTAGTAATGACTATCTATATTACATAAGGCAAGAAAATAGTCAAAATAGCTGGACTCTTCTTGGGAGACAAGAAAAGACAGGTAAATTAGAGAACGATGAACTTACCAACCAACTAAACCAGTTGAAGAACAAACTTAATCTTGGTGCAGACGAAGACGTACATCCCTCTGCAGATCCCCAAAAACAGGTCATCATAAATACAGTTGGGGGAACCGTAGGAGGACTTGTAGCGGCTGGAGCTTTAGTTGCTCTAGCCAAGGTATTTTGGCCAGCAATTGTGGCATCTTTTGCCGTTCTATAG
- a CDS encoding hypothetical protein (encoded by transcript BEWA_046900A) — MTALPAVTIDIQRSPSNGKESDTYTSGGGSVSLNKIEDPPESGFLKFIHTSPDGSPFKVSEVRYGATPASDLNPSDDIQHLSVWYWKDTAVDMTNPLLIEILQGDNRYTYKSAKAGGTSWQPLPIRQSPRPNPLTGKTLETQLDGLNCSLNQAVTFNLTFELSSSLSDKHKKSRDDNTYCCSTHCPQGTSGRVTVKLNKVSCKQNHRSADYYRHKINTVNGRKVAAIKYDPTGGSTRNRINLNGHKSPPSVTTVYAFYSGQNPKLIYVYGGTATGWYKKPITISNGDTDEVWTPVKDLNGITPDYLTENTECSSWTAVKKALTNVTCSGCPPCPLPQSPPPPLAPSSNIDSGASGAVVGPIVGLLGTLLGALSGASKVVNTELLENLVGSILYGSDLAATIGIEALGAALETTLSYPISAPNPGQAPLDPPRSDGQAEPSTLLLPTSMAGYFFVGSAGSGHIIESISVEKEASLRSDVCSTEATSRFEDLPIHDENIPSPINFMNWINRYGFDDLSIKMNIYTLVNRR, encoded by the exons ATGACTGCTCTACCTGCTGTTACCATTGATATACAGAGGAGTCCTAGTAATGGAAAAGAGTCTGATACATATACTTCTGGAGGGGGTTCTGTTAGTCTCAATAAGATTGAGGATCCCCCTGAATCCGGCTTCTTAAAGTTCATACATACTTCACCTGACGGGTCACCTTTTAAGGTTAGCGAAGTGAGGTATGGAGCTACTCCAGCTTCTGACTTAAACCCTAGTGATGATATTCAGCACCTTTCAGTCTGGTACTGGAAAGATACAGCTGTAGACATGACAAATCCACTCCTCATAGAAATCTTACAGGGTGATAATAGGTATACTTATAAATCTGCTAAAGCAGGTGGAACAAGTTGGCAACCACTTCCTATAAGACAAAGTCCTCGACCTAATCCACTCACCGGTAAGACACTTGAGACTCAACTAGATGGTCTTAACTGTTCACTCAACCAGGCAGTTACCTTTAATCTCACCTTTGAGCTTTCTAGCAGTCTTTCTGATAAACATAAAAAAAGTAGAGATGATAACACCTACTGTTGCAGCACTCATTGCCCTCAGGGTACTAGCGGTAGGGTCACTGTTAAACTAAATAAAGTTTCTTGTAAACAAAATCATCGTAGTGCCGATTACTATAGGCATAAGATTAATACTGTCAATGGAAGGAAGGTAGCAGCTATAAAGTATGATCCTACTGGTGGGTCTACTAGGAATAGAATAAATTTGAACGGACACAAATCTCCTCCAAGCGTAACAACCGTATATGCATTCTATTCCGGACAGAATCCAAAACTAATATACGTTTATGGAGGTACAGCCACAGgctggtacaagaaacCCATCACTATTAGTAATGGTGATACGGATGAAGTCTGGACACCAGTAAAGGATCTCAATGGTATAACACCTGATTATCTAACTGAGAATACTGAATGTTCAAGTTGGACTGCGGTCAAAAAAGCACTAACAAATGTTACTTGTAGCGGTTGTCCACCATGTCCTCTTCCTCAATCACCACCTCCTCCTCTTGCTCCATCATCTAACATAGATTCTGGTGCTAGTGGAGCTGTAGTAGGCCCTATTGTAGGTTTACTTGGTACATTGCTTGGAGCACTTTCTGGAGCTAGTAAGGTTGTTAATACAGAACTACTCGAAAACTTGGTGGGTTCCATACTATATGGATCTGATTTAGCCGCTACAATTGGTATAGAGGCTCTAGGTGCGGCCCTTGAAACTACTCTCTCTTATCCTATTTCTGCTCCTAATCCTGGTCAAGCTCCTCTTGATCCTCCTAGATCTGATGGTCAAGCTGAACCTTCTACCTTACTCCTTCCTACTAGTATGGCTGGATACTTCTTTGTTGGATCTGCAGGATCTGG GCACATAATAGAGTCGATATCAGTTGAAAAGGAGGCATCTCTTAGATCTGACGTTTGTTCCACAGAGGCCACTTCGAGGTTTGAGGACTTGCCAATTCACGACGAAAACATACCATCGCCAATCAATTTCATGAACTGGATCAACCGCTATGGCTTTGACGACTTGTCCATCAAGATGAACATTTACACACTTGTCAACAGGAGATAA